AAAGGATAATATTTCTCAAACAAAGCCTAATCAAGCCCGAGTTCCCACAGATATTCATCATCAGGAGAGCGACAAAGAAATGAAGGGACCCGTTTTGCATGATCATGTTTCCACTGGAGGGCAGGGTCGGCAACAAACTACAAGACAACTTATGCCTGACCAGTCTACTATAGTTTCTGAAGCTACATGGGAGCAGCCAGTCCGTGCAGGCAATCGCAGACATGGACAGCATAGTTCAGGTTTCCATAACAGAGCACTTGAAGAAACTCATGATGGCAACTGGAGTCAGGGACAAGATAGCAGCATGCAGCAGCATCAAGTACCTCCACACAGTGAAAAGCGAAAGCCACCTGAATACCAGCGTGGTGATTCTCATAGGCATGGAAGCTCATTTCAGCACAATTCCACTGAAGTGGAGGACACACGGGATACTGGTTCACAAGCTCCTGTAGTTTCAAAGTACCGTGAACGGGGACACAATCAGGGTAGACGAGGAGGACGTTTTTATGGGAGGGCTCCCAACCATGTTGCCAAGGTAGCTGCTGTGGGTGATGGAGAGTAATAATCTGACCGCTGGTTTTCTTCAGTTAAAGCTGTCAGTTGTGGAAGTCTCGATCCCTCTAGTTGTCATTGTTCTGCTAATTCTACTTCTCACAGGTAAACCAGCTTAACTTTATCATGTTGgatcaaacaaaaaatgcatGGATTTGTTTCTGAGCTTTGTAGATGAACCAGAAAATAAGTGGGATCAAGCtattcaactctctctctctccctctctctctctctctctttcttccccaTTCCACTGCTTTTGCTGGGTTTTTCTGGTGTGTGTGTTATATGTTTTGTGCGTCTGAAATCATACTTTGGTTCTTATGTATTTCACATTTCTACAGGGAGCTGATACGTGTTCGATGTTTGGATACAGGGAAATGGACTGTTAGGATGTGAGGTATCTATAGTGCTTGATTTGCAGTCGGAATTATTAGACTCTGTTTTTCCAGTGACTAACTTTTCCATGAAACTTCATGTTCTTGTGGGGAAGCAAATATGTAGTTAGTGCTCGATTGTCCTTGGGCACTGACAAGGGATCCATATGTGAAATACACACATGATCCCTGCTTTAACTGTTGCCTGACAGCTTGTTTGATCCTAATTGAAAGGTATAAATCTGTTAATGCATTGCCCGTTGTATATTCCTTAGCTGTAAGTAAATCCACATTGAGAATTTCAGATTTATTTCTTCCCTTGCAATGGTTTTCAGCTCATTTGGGTGCTTCTTGAGGTACTGCTTCTGAGTCTGGTCCATGTCAAGGTTTGCAGGAGAACTTGTAAGGGGAATCTTTTGTTGTTGCTGACTGGAATTCTGCACTTCATGGCCTTGGTTTGTCACATGTCGGATATTAGTGCCTACACCATATTAACCCTTAGGACTTTCTGGTGGTCTTTACCTACTTGTAGATGGAATTGCTTGCATCACCACACATAAATGATAACCTCCATGAAGCAGATTGCCGGTATGGTCGACACAACGAAGAACAGCCTCATTTAAGGGCACTACACTTCCCTTCATCTCATGGGTTGCAAGACTGGAGATGGAATATTCGTTAGTTTGATTAAAGTGGATTAGGACGCTCCCTGGTGTGGTGAAACTTTATTTGGAATTTCCACGCCCTTCCATTctaaatttacatgtttcaCTTTCGTGGTCAGGTCTCACAAAGTCAACCCCAGCATTGTGGACCGACGACAGCCTGGTTCATGTACTGTTGGTAAGTGAACCGCAGGCTTTTATGTCACATTGAAAAGTACAATGGTTGGACAAGGCCTACTTAATGCTTGTGGTCTTGTTCCTAATGTTGGGAGGAACTAATGATTATATACTATACTGATACGCGAATGAATGTGGTGTTTTGTTACATTTTAAGTAGAAGTAAAGCCAACCAGCCTGTGATCCTAATCCTGCTAGCTTTGATGCGTGTGATTTTTCCTTGAATTTAGCTTGTTGCTCCTCTGTTTACGTTTCTATTCCAACTGTTTGGTAGCTGAAAGAGCGTGCGGGAATCGATTTCTTGCCTGCATCCAGGTCTAACGAATAAGTGAACGACTGGTGCTTTCTCACGTTTTAAGTAGAACATCCGCGTGGGTCATGTCCTGTGGTGCCAACAACCGCTCGTCTTAATCCTGACTCAGAGGACGTGTGCCTGCTAGGTCATCTGCATGTGGGTTTTCTTTGAATCTAGCCGTTCGCGCCTGCGTTTTGCGATTCCAACCGTTCGGTTGGTGAAAAAGGTAAAAAGTCGATTGCTTGCCCGTGTCTAAGATCGGGATCTCGCCGGTGATTATTCTGTTGGCTTTTCTATTATTTTGGTCTTCTTGGGCCCTGTGAGCAAATAATGACGTGCAATATTAGACTATGGTCATTGTATTCTCGATGACGAGACGAAGTGGCGATTAATTGTTTAATTGTTGTTGCTGCCAGTTGTCGAAGCGTTTGTTGATTGTTTTCTGGTTCGTCTGTGGTTCTTGCAATAAGCTGGCAAGTGGTCGGGTTTTTTCTTGCAGTTAGGTGCTTACGTGAATTCGTAGAAGGGGACATGTTCTCCTATGAGGATCTTGAAGAAGTTTcttacagagagagagagagagagagagagagagagagagagagagagggatggatGAGGGAGAGGTGTGGGGGTGGTTTTAGTATCATTTTCTGTAGGgaaagaaaactagaaaatttGTCTTCGCCATTCTATCTGCTGTGACTAGTTGTCTGATATGGTTGTAGATGGCGAACATCATATTCATAAATTGGGAAAGAGGTCAAGTCTCAATGACTCTCTTAGTTTGGTGAGAATCCATCATTTGATTCTTTTGGGTACTATTTATTTGGATTGTAAATGGTGCTGATACTTTAATTGACAACTATTTATTTGGATTGTAAATGGTGCTGATACTTTAATTGACAGGTGTTTATCATGAGTCTATTTAAGTTTCAAAGTGGTATTGAACCCTAGGAATCAAAGTGGTATTGAACCCTAGGAAAGGGTGGAGGgctttgacctttttttttttgaggcaGCTAGCTTCTGCTCATTCGAAGTTAGTGTGtccttaaaaataatttattctACAGAGAATATATATTATTGACTATGTCAGATGTTATAAGTGTGTGTCTCTTAATTCATGCCTAATTtaatgcaaagaagaaaaaacttatTATTGAGCTTAATAGACCTTAGGCAAAGCACCTCCTCTTCCTATGTCTACCTTGTTCCTTACTAGCAGGTCATCATTTGGTTCCTTAAGGCTTATTTTTGCATTCATATGTGGTCTTGGACAAGATGAATGAACCATATGCATATGTGGTCTTAGACAAGATGAATGAACCATATGCATATGTGGTCTTGTCAATCTCACTTCTAGACTGTAGTCCGAACCTCATCCTTTATGTCCACGTCTTACAATTTAGTTTAGATGATTCAAGTCTAGACTCTGGAGACACAAGTGGTTATGAAACTAAGGACAACTGTGCAGAAAGCGGATCCATTTTATCGATCCAGATGGTTCAGTTTGGATGAGAATCTAATCACTTTAGGAAGGTTTAGATCCAGTTTTGTGTGACGCCCCATCAGCCCTTTATTTGGCTTCATTTCGTTCACAAGAGGTGGAGCCAAGGAGGGGCTTGCATGAGCCTTGaccccacttcaatttttttaaagaaaatttacatataaattttagaaaattttacttgtttttgtataaaacttaaaaaaaaaaatatttcgattcttatcaaaattgaaaaactttaattcagctcctcttataaaaaaattctagctttgATCCTGTCGTTTATAGATTACATTTGAACGTTTCGGTAACTGTTGTTTAAATGGGGATCGCAAACTGGACTCAAGTCAGATCTAGCATTACCAGGTTTTGAGCTTGAATTTTATATCATTGGGTTTGTGCTTTGGATTACGAGATGGATAAAATGTTCACAAACCAAACCCAACCCAACTCAACAATCATCAATCAGAGTTCTAGATGTGGACCTGCTAAGGTTTCAGTTGGTTTCAAATTTAGTTAATTGAGACTCAAACTCAACTTCAGTTGCAGAATTGCATGCGGAACACAGGTCGCTACTGCAGATCAGACTGCGTTTTAATCGCAATACTATCAACTTTTTGTGTTCAAATAATCTGGATACACAATCTGAATCCCACCTtaaccaatcaatttttttgtattgaaaaaaataatattttttaattacataataCATTTTTTGTATTGgaattcagtttggccccaCCTAGATCCAGAGGTCAGACTGCCGGcccgcccttgaaaaaaatcctgccTCCGCCGCCGGGcacctcaacttttttttaggTCATCATAATgccatttttcatttcataatgaaacttttgatggaTTGGTGGGGGCAGTGGCCCACCAGCGCCCATGTATCTCCGCCATTGACTACATGTAATTCTGCAATTCTGCCAGTCTGGTATGTAACCTTCCATACAAAAGTAAGCAGCGATGATCAGGTAAATTCAATTTGTAAACGACTAATCTAAACGACTAATCAGAACTACAAGGTTTTATTATAGCACACGGAAAGTTCGATAATGACGATGACACCTCAAcctgcatgtatatatatatatatatagtaggcGGCTGCCAACCAAGCACATACCAGTCAGTTTCCAGGAAGATAAGCAAGGCCTTCTAATCATTCTCCTACTGAATGTCCTTTTGGGCGAATGAATCCCAACTTGACTCGGTCTCCAAGATGATAAAGCGAAGCCTTATAATGTTATCCTGCTGTCATTTTTGGTGAATGAATCCTAACTTGACTCGGTCTCCAAAATTATACACGCATATTTTTCTACTTCTTAAGAGATCTAAGAAATAATTTTATTGCCCTGTGAAGGTTACCCATCCCTTCACTCTTCAATAATTATGGTGTCACTTGCTTGTGTATAAATGCTTCTTACACGGAGCTGCAGATCACCATACGAGCCAGTTTAGCAGTGTCCTTTACCTTCACTGAAGATGGGTGTTCTTCCTGCTCAAAGTTTCGTCAaattctttgttcttttccttcttgttggGGAGAGCCTGGCAAATAAAGGCAAGCTCAGCGTCAGCTACTACGACAGTACGTGCCCTCAAGCTGATGAGCTAGTCTATCAGGCCGTGAGGAAGGCCGCCATGGGCGATCAGAAAGTCCCTGCTCGTCTTCTTCGGATGTTCTTCCATGATTGCTTTATAAGGGTAGGACAAGTGAAGCAAGAGCAACTTCATCAATATGTTTTTGGGTCTAATTTATTATTTTGGATTATATGGATGTGTTTTAGTCAGGCTTGAACTTTAGTCGAGGAGAGATTCTCTTAGTTACTTTAATCAGTTTTCTGAACTTCAAAATTAAAGTATGTCTATTTTATCCGATTCTCCATGTTATTCTTTTATGAGAACATAAGCTGACCCTTCGTTCTTGACGATATTTTTGTGGCCGTTGTTAGGGGTGCGATGGGTCGGTGCTCTTGGACGGAAACGGAACGGAGAAAACTGCACCCCCCAACTTGTCCCTTGGTGCTTTCGATGTGATCGATGCGGCGAAGGCGAAGGTGGAAGATGCCTGCCCCCGTACAGTCTCATGTGCAGACATATTGGCCATGGCAGCCAGAGACGCCGTCGTCCTGGTATTACCATTCACCCTCTTTCACTCATTTGGTATTCATCTATTGATGAactttaatctctctctctctctctctatatatatatatatatatatatatatatatatatatcctaaaTGTTTAGAAACCATCGCTAAAAGCCTCATGCCATATGAACATTAACAAGGACTGATGGTGTAGCAACAATTTCTTTTATCTTATGATGCTTTTAGCGATGTCCATTAAATACTTTGCCAGTAGTAGGttgaatttaaatttatatatatatatatatacacagtaTTACCAATGTTTTATGCAACAACCGTTCCTCATTCTTTCAACAAAGATTTATGGTAATTGTAATTTTTAACCATCGTACAAAATAGACATTAGACAAATTTGAACACTTCAATATATGTGTGCAATTTGCACATGTCCACACACATGTATAcgcacaaaagagagagagagagagagaaagtcacatttattttatatactcATATAGCTCACTGCCTTGTTTCCTTTGGCAGTCTGGCGGTCCTCAATGGAAGGTGTTGAAGGGAAGAAAAGACGGCAGAGTCTCCATCGCTGAGGAGACTAAAGAGCTCCCTCCACCAAACTCCACCGTCACAAAACTCATCCAAAGCTTTGCCAAGCGAGGACTCTCAGTTGGGGACCTGGTGGTTCTCTCAGGCGCCCACACTTTGGGAGTTTCTAGCTGCACCAGCTTCTCGAGCAGAATCAACACGGGCAACGTGGATCCTGCAATGGACTCGAAGTTTGCCACGAAACTTCAGGGCGAATGCTCCATGCTGAATGCCGCCTCCGGGAACACCGTGTTCCTGGACGCCACGGCGGTCAAGTTCGACAACAACTACTACAAGAGATTGACGAGGGGGAAGGGGGTGCTGACTTCGGACCAGGACCTGTACAATGATGCTAGAACCAGGGAACTGGTGAACCTCTATGGAAGACACAAGGGGCTCTTCTTCTCCGAGTTTGCTGCTTCCATGGTGAGGATGGGGAACATTGGCGTTAAAGGAGAGGATGGAGAAGTGAGTCTGAACTGCAGGGTTGTCAACTGATAGAGGGCGGCGCTCATTTAGACACATATATTACAGTTTCTGCTTGGACTTTGCTTTTATATGTGTCCATGTATATGTACGAGTAAGCATGTAAGCATAATCAAGCCACCCTGAAGCCCTAGTTTGTCTTGTATGGCACTAGAGATGATCATGAGGAAATGCTCATGACGAGTGaatgtatatgcatatgtgtgtaTGTTAGATGGATTAAGTATGTACTtgtattagaaaaaaatataaagtttaATCTTATATTGAATATTGTGAGAAATTTTCAATGCTCATAAAAGAAGTTGATTAATCGGTTGATTATCTTGCTCCTTAGCATTTTTAAAGCTGAAAATGAAGCTGGCAAAAGACGAGATGGGATCCGCTAGGCCAAGAGCCCGAGCTTGGAGTAAGTGTAGGCTGAATTGTTACAATGACATTAGAGCTGGTTTTATATTCAAACATGGAGTTTTTTATACATGGATATGTGCACTTTAAAGGGGTGAATTGTAACACaagctttgaaaagtttagtttcaTATTTAACATTGTGAAAAAATCTCAAACGATTATTAAGAAGATTAGATAAGTGATTGTTTCTAGCATTTTTTAGAGCTGAAACTGAAACTACTATGGAGCAAATTGAAATCTGGCCAGAGATCTATATAAAAATGAG
This window of the Nymphaea colorata isolate Beijing-Zhang1983 chromosome 2, ASM883128v2, whole genome shotgun sequence genome carries:
- the LOC116248394 gene encoding peroxidase 66-like; amino-acid sequence: MGVLPAQSFVKFFVLFLLVGESLANKGKLSVSYYDSTCPQADELVYQAVRKAAMGDQKVPARLLRMFFHDCFIRGCDGSVLLDGNGTEKTAPPNLSLGAFDVIDAAKAKVEDACPRTVSCADILAMAARDAVVLSGGPQWKVLKGRKDGRVSIAEETKELPPPNSTVTKLIQSFAKRGLSVGDLVVLSGAHTLGVSSCTSFSSRINTGNVDPAMDSKFATKLQGECSMLNAASGNTVFLDATAVKFDNNYYKRLTRGKGVLTSDQDLYNDARTRELVNLYGRHKGLFFSEFAASMVRMGNIGVKGEDGEVSLNCRVVN